The following coding sequences lie in one Arabidopsis thaliana chromosome 3, partial sequence genomic window:
- a CDS encoding SAUR-like auxin-responsive protein family (SAUR-like auxin-responsive protein family; CONTAINS InterPro DOMAIN/s: Auxin responsive SAUR protein (InterPro:IPR003676); BEST Arabidopsis thaliana protein match is: SAUR-like auxin-responsive protein family (TAIR:AT2G46690.1); Has 1394 Blast hits to 1380 proteins in 28 species: Archae - 0; Bacteria - 0; Metazoa - 0; Fungi - 0; Plants - 1393; Viruses - 0; Other Eukaryotes - 1 (source: NCBI BLink).): MGSGEKILKSVHSNRPNNVKSNSKHGIKDVPKGCLAIKVGSKEEEKQRFVVPVFYFNHPLFMQLLREAEEEYGFEQKGTITIPCHVEVFRYVQDMINRERSLDDDDDASKQTGCGAKHGLTHKIRSRSSSGVWKYP, encoded by the exons ATGGGTTCCGGAGAAAAAATCCTCAAGAGCGTCCATTCAAACCGTCCCAATAACGTGAAAAGCAATAGCAAACATGGGATCAAAGATGTGCCAAAAGGGTGTTTAGCAATCAAAGTGGGAtcaaaagaagaggagaaacagagatttgTTGTtcctgttttttattttaaccaTCCATTGTTCATGCAACTCCTAAGGGAAGCAGAGGAAGAGTATGGATTCGAGCAGAAAGGTACCATCACAATCCCTTGCCACGTGGAAGTTTTTCGATATGTTCAAGACATGATCAACAGAGAGAGATCG cttgatgatgatgatgatgcaagCAAGCAAACGGG TTGTGGAGCCAAACACGGCCTAACCCACAAGATTAGGAGTAGAAGTTCTAGTGGTGTTTGGAAATAtccataa
- a CDS encoding basic helix-loop-helix (bHLH) DNA-binding superfamily protein (basic helix-loop-helix (bHLH) DNA-binding superfamily protein; FUNCTIONS IN: DNA binding, sequence-specific DNA binding transcription factor activity; INVOLVED IN: regulation of transcription; LOCATED IN: nucleus; EXPRESSED IN: 15 plant structures; EXPRESSED DURING: 10 growth stages; CONTAINS InterPro DOMAIN/s: Helix-loop-helix DNA-binding domain (InterPro:IPR001092), Helix-loop-helix DNA-binding (InterPro:IPR011598); BEST Arabidopsis thaliana protein match is: basic helix-loop-helix (bHLH) DNA-binding superfamily protein (TAIR:AT2G46810.1); Has 1596 Blast hits to 1578 proteins in 124 species: Archae - 0; Bacteria - 0; Metazoa - 67; Fungi - 38; Plants - 1481; Viruses - 0; Other Eukaryotes - 10 (source: NCBI BLink).) — protein MLQSEDPSSFFSIKEPNFLTLLSLQTLKEPWELERYLSLEDSQFHSPVQSETNRFMEGANQAVSSQEIPFSQANMTLPSSTSSPLSAHSRRKRKINHLLPQEMTREKRKRRKTKPSKNNEEIENQRINHIAVERNRRRQMNEHINSLRALLPPSYIQRGDQASIVGGAINYVKVLEQIIQSLESQKRTQQQSNSEVVENALNHLSGISSNDLWTTLEDQTCIPKIEATVIQNHVSLKVQCEKKQGQLLKGIISLEKLKLTVLHLNITTSSHSSVSYSFNLKMEDECDLESADEITAAVHRIFDIPTI, from the exons ATGCTGCAAAGTGAAGACCCCTCATCGTTTTTTTCAATCAAAGAGCCAAACTTTCTGACGCTACTGTCTCTTCAAACCCTCAAGGAGCCTTGGGAACTCGAAAGATATCTTTCACTTGAGGATTCACAATTTCATTCACCGGTCCAATCTGAGACCAACCGCTTCATGGAAGGAGCCAATCAAGCTGTGTCAAGCCAAGAAATTCCCTTTAGCCAAGCAAACATGACACTCCCTTCTTCTACCTCATCACCACTCAGTGCACATTCAAGACGAAAGCGCAAAATCAACCACTTGCTGCCTCAAGAAATGActagagaaaagagaaagaggaggaaaacaaaaccaagtaaaaacaatgaagagatTGAGAATCAAAGAATAAACCACATTGCTGTTGAACGAAACAGAAGACGTCAAATGAACGAACATATCAACTCTCTCCGGGCCCTTCTCCCACCTTCCTACATCCAACGA GGAGACCAAGCTTCCATAGTAGGAGGAGCAATAAACTACGTGAAGGTCCTCGAGCAAATCATACAATCTCTCGAATCGCAAAAGAGAACGCAACAACAAAGTAACAGTGAGGTAGTAGAAAACGCACTTAATCATCTCTCAGGCATTTCGTCGAACGACCTGTGGACAACTCTTGAAGATCAAACTTGTATCCCCAAAATCGAAGCTACAGTGATACAAAACCATGTCAGCCTTAAAGTTCAATGTGAGAAGAAACAAGGACAACTTCTCAAAGGAATCATATCACTTGAAAAGCTTAAACTCACTGTTCTTCATCTCAATATCACTACTTCGTCtcattcctctgtttcttattCCTTCAACCTCAAG ATGGAAGATGAGTGCGACTTAGAGTCAGCCGACGAGATTACGGCGGCTGTTCATCGGATTTTCGATATTCCGACAATTTGA
- the NAC066 gene encoding NAC domain protein 66 (NAC domain protein 66 (NAC066); FUNCTIONS IN: transcription activator activity, sequence-specific DNA binding transcription factor activity; INVOLVED IN: multicellular organismal development, anther dehiscence, secondary cell wall biogenesis; LOCATED IN: membrane; EXPRESSED IN: 7 plant structures; EXPRESSED DURING: 4 anthesis, petal differentiation and expansion stage; CONTAINS InterPro DOMAIN/s: No apical meristem (NAM) protein (InterPro:IPR003441); BEST Arabidopsis thaliana protein match is: NAC (No Apical Meristem) domain transcriptional regulator superfamily protein (TAIR:AT2G46770.1); Has 2909 Blast hits to 2904 proteins in 75 species: Archae - 0; Bacteria - 0; Metazoa - 0; Fungi - 0; Plants - 2909; Viruses - 0; Other Eukaryotes - 0 (source: NCBI BLink).), giving the protein MNISVNGQSQVPPGFRFHPTEEELLKYYLRKKISNIKIDLDVIPDIDLNKLEPWDIQEMCKIGTTPQNDWYFYSHKDKKYPTGTRTNRATTVGFWKATGRDKTIYTNGDRIGMRKTLVFYKGRAPHGQKSDWIMHEYRLDESVLISSCGDHDVNVETCDVIGSDEGWVVCRVFKKNNLCKNMISSSPASSVKTPSFNEETIEQLLEVMGQSCKGEIVLDPFLKLPNLECHNNTTITSYQWLIDDQVNNCHVSKVMDPSFITSWAALDRLVASQLNGPNSYSIPAVNETSQSPYHGLNRSGCNTGLTPDYYIPEIDLWNEADFARTTCHLLNGSG; this is encoded by the exons ATGAACATATCAGTAAACGGACAGTCACAAGTACCTCCTGGCTTTAGGTTTCACCCAACCGAGGAAGAGCTCTTGAAGTATTACCTCCGCAAGAAAATCTCTAACATCAAGATCGATCTCGATGTTATTCCTGACATTGATCTCAACAAGCTCGAGCCTTGGGATATTCAAG AGATGTGTAAGATTGGAACGACGCCGCAAAACGATTGGTACTTTTATAGCCATAAGGACAAGAAGTATCCCACCGGGACTAGAACCAACAGAGCCACCACGGTCGGATTTTGGAAAGCGACGGGACGTGACAAGACCATATATACCAATGGTGATAGAATCGGGATGCGAAAGACGCTTGTCTTCTACAAAGGTCGAGCCCCTCATGGTCAGAAATCCGATTGGATCATGCACGAATATAGACTCGACGAGAGTGTATTAATCTCCTCGTGTGGCGATCATGACGTCAACGTAGAAACGTGTGATGTCATAGGAAGTGACGAAGGATGGGTGGTGTGTCgtgttttcaagaaaaataaccTTTGCAAAAACATGATTAGTAGTAGCCCGGCGAGTTCGGTGAAAACGCCGTCGTTCAATGAGGAGACTATCGAGCAACTTCTCGAAGTTATGGGGCAATCTTGTAAAGGAGAGATAGTTTTAGACCCTTTCTTAAAACTCCCTAACCTCGAATGCCATAACAACACCACCATCACGAGTTATCAGTGGTTAATCGACGACCAAGTCAACAACTGCCACGTCAGCAAAGTTATGGATCCCAGCTTCATCACTAGCTGGGCCGCTTTGGATCGGCTCGTTGCCTCACAGTTAAATGGGCCCAACTCGTATTCAATACCAGCCGTTAATGAGACTTCACAATCACCGTATCATGGACTGAACCGGTCCGGTTGTAATACCGGTTTAACACCAGATTACTATATACCGGAGATTGATTTATGGAACGAGGCAGATTTCGCGAGAACGACATGCCACTTGTTGAACGGTAGTGGATAA
- the MTPA1 gene encoding Cation efflux family protein (MTPA1; FUNCTIONS IN: efflux transmembrane transporter activity, zinc ion transmembrane transporter activity, inorganic anion transmembrane transporter activity; INVOLVED IN: zinc ion transport, cation transport, transmembrane transport; LOCATED IN: membrane; CONTAINS InterPro DOMAIN/s: Cation efflux protein (InterPro:IPR002524); BEST Arabidopsis thaliana protein match is: metal tolerance protein A2 (TAIR:AT3G58810.1); Has 7915 Blast hits to 7375 proteins in 2172 species: Archae - 142; Bacteria - 4983; Metazoa - 1411; Fungi - 534; Plants - 297; Viruses - 3; Other Eukaryotes - 545 (source: NCBI BLink).) encodes MDSRRSKVCGETACGFSTSSSDAKKRAASMRKLCFVVVLCLLFMSIEVVCGIKANSLAILADAAHLLTDVGAFAISMLSLWASSWEANPRQSYGFFRIEILGTLVSIQLIWLLTGILVYEAVTRLVQETNDDVDGFFMVLVAAFGLVVNIIMIVVLGHDHGHGHDHGHSHDHGHSYGERAEQLLEKSKEIRNINVQGAYLHVLGDLIQSIGVMIGGGMIWYNPKWKVIDLICTLFFSVIVLGTTIKMLRSILEVLMESTPREIDARQLEKGLMEIEEVVDVHELHIWAITVGKALFSCHVKVRPEAGDEMVLNKVIDYIWREYRISHVTIQIER; translated from the coding sequence ATGGATTCAAGAAGAAGTAAAGTTTGTGGAGAAACAGCTTGTGGGTTTTCAACATCTTCAAGTGATGCTAAGAAACGAGCTGCTTCAATGCGAAAGCTCTGTTTCGTTGTGGTGTTATGTCTTTTGTTCATGAGCATAGAAGTTGTTTGTGGCATTAAGGCTAACAGTTTGGCTATATTAGCAGATGCAGCTCATTTGCTCACTGATGTTGGTGCTTTTGCTATCTCTATGCTCTCCTTGTGGGCTTCTTCTTGGGAAGCAAATCCGCGACAGAGTTATGGGTTCTTCAGGATAGAGATTTTAGGCACTCTTGTCTCAATCCAGCTCATTTGGTTACTCACTGGGATTTTGGTCTACGAAGCCGTAACTAGACTCGTTCAAGAGACcaatgatgatgttgatggtTTCTTTATGGTTCTTGTTGCTGCTTTTGGTTTAGTTGTAAACATCATAATGATTGTTGTGCTTGGACATGATCACGGACATGGGCATGATCATGGTCACAGTCATGATCATGGTCATAGTTATGGGGAAAGAGCTGAGCAGTTGTTGGAGAAATCCAAGGAAATAAGGAACATTAATGTGCAAGGGGCTTATCTTCATGTTCTTGGGGATTTAATTCAGAGCATTGGGGTAATGATTGGAGGGGGTATGATTTGGTATAACCCTAAATGGAAAGTAATTGACTTGATATGCACGTTATTCTTTTCAGTTATTGTTTTAGGGACAACCATTAAGATGCTTCGAAGCATACTTGAAGTTCTAATGGAGAGCACACCGAGAGAGATAGACGCGAGGCAGCTCGAAAAGGGATTGATGGAAATTGAGGAAGTTGTGGATGTTCATGAGCTGCACATATGGGCAATTACAGTTGGaaaagctctgttttcttgtcaTGTCAAGGTTAGACCAGAAGCTGGTGATGAAATGGTGCTGAACAAAGTGATCGATTACATCTGGAGAGAGTATCGTATCAGTCACGTTACGATACAAATCGAGcgttaa
- a CDS encoding basic helix-loop-helix (bHLH) DNA-binding superfamily protein, with protein sequence MERFQGHINPCFFDRKPDVRSLEVQGFAEAQSFAFKEKEEESLQDTVPFLQMLQSEDPSSFFSIKEPNFLTLLSLQTLKEPWELERYLSLEDSQFHSPVQSETNRFMEGANQAVSSQEIPFSQANMTLPSSTSSPLSAHSRRKRKINHLLPQEMTREKRKRRKTKPSKNNEEIENQRINHIAVERNRRRQMNEHINSLRALLPPSYIQRGDQASIVGGAINYVKVLEQIIQSLESQKRTQQQSNSEVVENALNHLSGISSNDLWTTLEDQTCIPKIEATVIQNHVSLKVQCEKKQGQLLKGIISLEKLKLTVLHLNITTSSHSSVSYSFNLKVNTTFHFLLQSTKTQH encoded by the exons ATGGAAAGGTTTCAAGGACACATCAACCCCTGT TTCTTCGATCGAAAACCGGATGTGAGAAGCCTCGAGGTTCAAGGATTTGCAGAGGCTCAAAGCTTTgctttcaaagaaaaagaggaagaaagctTACAAGATACAGTTCCATTTCTACAGATGCTGCAAAGTGAAGACCCCTCATCGTTTTTTTCAATCAAAGAGCCAAACTTTCTGACGCTACTGTCTCTTCAAACCCTCAAGGAGCCTTGGGAACTCGAAAGATATCTTTCACTTGAGGATTCACAATTTCATTCACCGGTCCAATCTGAGACCAACCGCTTCATGGAAGGAGCCAATCAAGCTGTGTCAAGCCAAGAAATTCCCTTTAGCCAAGCAAACATGACACTCCCTTCTTCTACCTCATCACCACTCAGTGCACATTCAAGACGAAAGCGCAAAATCAACCACTTGCTGCCTCAAGAAATGActagagaaaagagaaagaggaggaaaacaaaaccaagtaaaaacaatgaagagatTGAGAATCAAAGAATAAACCACATTGCTGTTGAACGAAACAGAAGACGTCAAATGAACGAACATATCAACTCTCTCCGGGCCCTTCTCCCACCTTCCTACATCCAACGA GGAGACCAAGCTTCCATAGTAGGAGGAGCAATAAACTACGTGAAGGTCCTCGAGCAAATCATACAATCTCTCGAATCGCAAAAGAGAACGCAACAACAAAGTAACAGTGAGGTAGTAGAAAACGCACTTAATCATCTCTCAGGCATTTCGTCGAACGACCTGTGGACAACTCTTGAAGATCAAACTTGTATCCCCAAAATCGAAGCTACAGTGATACAAAACCATGTCAGCCTTAAAGTTCAATGTGAGAAGAAACAAGGACAACTTCTCAAAGGAATCATATCACTTGAAAAGCTTAAACTCACTGTTCTTCATCTCAATATCACTACTTCGTCtcattcctctgtttcttattCCTTCAACCTCAAGGTAAACACTACTTTCCATTTTTTACTTCAATCAACAAAAACCCAACATTGA
- a CDS encoding basic helix-loop-helix (bHLH) DNA-binding superfamily protein (basic helix-loop-helix (bHLH) DNA-binding superfamily protein; FUNCTIONS IN: DNA binding, sequence-specific DNA binding transcription factor activity; INVOLVED IN: regulation of transcription; LOCATED IN: nucleus; EXPRESSED IN: 15 plant structures; EXPRESSED DURING: 10 growth stages; CONTAINS InterPro DOMAIN/s: Helix-loop-helix DNA-binding domain (InterPro:IPR001092), Helix-loop-helix DNA-binding (InterPro:IPR011598); BEST Arabidopsis thaliana protein match is: basic helix-loop-helix (bHLH) DNA-binding superfamily protein (TAIR:AT2G46810.1); Has 30201 Blast hits to 17322 proteins in 780 species: Archae - 12; Bacteria - 1396; Metazoa - 17338; Fungi - 3422; Plants - 5037; Viruses - 0; Other Eukaryotes - 2996 (source: NCBI BLink).) — MERFQGHINPCFFDRKPDVRSLEVQGFAEAQSFAFKEKEEESLQDTVPFLQMLQSEDPSSFFSIKEPNFLTLLSLQTLKEPWELERYLSLEDSQFHSPVQSETNRFMEGANQAVSSQEIPFSQANMTLPSSTSSPLSAHSRRKRKINHLLPQEMTREKRKRRKTKPSKNNEEIENQRINHIAVERNRRRQMNEHINSLRALLPPSYIQRGDQASIVGGAINYVKVLEQIIQSLESQKRTQQQSNSEVVENALNHLSGISSNDLWTTLEDQTCIPKIEATVIQNHVSLKVQCEKKQGQLLKGIISLEKLKLTVLHLNITTSSHSSVSYSFNLKMEDECDLESADEITAAVHRIFDIPTI, encoded by the exons ATGGAAAGGTTTCAAGGACACATCAACCCCTGT TTCTTCGATCGAAAACCGGATGTGAGAAGCCTCGAGGTTCAAGGATTTGCAGAGGCTCAAAGCTTTgctttcaaagaaaaagaggaagaaagctTACAAGATACAGTTCCATTTCTACAGATGCTGCAAAGTGAAGACCCCTCATCGTTTTTTTCAATCAAAGAGCCAAACTTTCTGACGCTACTGTCTCTTCAAACCCTCAAGGAGCCTTGGGAACTCGAAAGATATCTTTCACTTGAGGATTCACAATTTCATTCACCGGTCCAATCTGAGACCAACCGCTTCATGGAAGGAGCCAATCAAGCTGTGTCAAGCCAAGAAATTCCCTTTAGCCAAGCAAACATGACACTCCCTTCTTCTACCTCATCACCACTCAGTGCACATTCAAGACGAAAGCGCAAAATCAACCACTTGCTGCCTCAAGAAATGActagagaaaagagaaagaggaggaaaacaaaaccaagtaaaaacaatgaagagatTGAGAATCAAAGAATAAACCACATTGCTGTTGAACGAAACAGAAGACGTCAAATGAACGAACATATCAACTCTCTCCGGGCCCTTCTCCCACCTTCCTACATCCAACGA GGAGACCAAGCTTCCATAGTAGGAGGAGCAATAAACTACGTGAAGGTCCTCGAGCAAATCATACAATCTCTCGAATCGCAAAAGAGAACGCAACAACAAAGTAACAGTGAGGTAGTAGAAAACGCACTTAATCATCTCTCAGGCATTTCGTCGAACGACCTGTGGACAACTCTTGAAGATCAAACTTGTATCCCCAAAATCGAAGCTACAGTGATACAAAACCATGTCAGCCTTAAAGTTCAATGTGAGAAGAAACAAGGACAACTTCTCAAAGGAATCATATCACTTGAAAAGCTTAAACTCACTGTTCTTCATCTCAATATCACTACTTCGTCtcattcctctgtttcttattCCTTCAACCTCAAG ATGGAAGATGAGTGCGACTTAGAGTCAGCCGACGAGATTACGGCGGCTGTTCATCGGATTTTCGATATTCCGACAATTTGA
- a CDS encoding uncharacterized protein (unknown protein; FUNCTIONS IN: molecular_function unknown; INVOLVED IN: N-terminal protein myristoylation; EXPRESSED IN: 11 plant structures; EXPRESSED DURING: 4 anthesis, C globular stage, petal differentiation and expansion stage; Has 11 Blast hits to 11 proteins in 5 species: Archae - 0; Bacteria - 0; Metazoa - 0; Fungi - 0; Plants - 11; Viruses - 0; Other Eukaryotes - 0 (source: NCBI BLink).), translating to MGNFLRRSCAVHPASGDGGRGRHVDEPPQQRPSSVRIKVRMRRDQLEELLYLARRGDQSDDGGKIGFLILKECMEGRLPASVLGSGGDVRSQRRGSYMVYRRLGSITEE from the coding sequence atgGGGAATTTTCTTAGGAGAAGCTGCGCTGTGCACCCGGCTTCCGGCGacggaggaagaggaagacaCGTGGACGAGCCGCCGCAACAACGTCCAAGTAGTGTGCGGATTAAAGTGAGGATGAGAAGAGATCAACTCGAAGAGCTTTTGTACTTGGCGCGTCGTGGTGATCAATCGGACGACGGTGGTAAGAttggtttcttgattcttAAAGAATGTATGGAAGGTCGCTTACCAGCGAGTGTTCTTGGCTCCGGTGGCGATGTTCGATCTCAACGGCGTGGAAGTTACATGGTGTATCGGAGATTGGGTTCCATCACCGAGGAATAa
- a CDS encoding UvrABC system protein C (unknown protein; FUNCTIONS IN: molecular_function unknown; INVOLVED IN: N-terminal protein myristoylation; LOCATED IN: cellular_component unknown; EXPRESSED IN: shoot, hypocotyl, root, egg cell; BEST Arabidopsis thaliana protein match is: unknown protein (TAIR:AT1G64700.1); Has 77 Blast hits to 77 proteins in 8 species: Archae - 0; Bacteria - 0; Metazoa - 0; Fungi - 0; Plants - 77; Viruses - 0; Other Eukaryotes - 0 (source: NCBI BLink).) → MGNCVFKGNGGSRKLYDKDDSLIKVVTPNGGVMELHPPIFAEFITNEFPGHVIHDSLSLRHSSPPLLHGEELFPGNIYYLLPLSSSAAATAQLDSSDQLSTPYRMSFGKTPIMAALSGGGCGVWKVRLVISPEQLAEILAEDVETEALVESVRTVAKCGGYGCGGGVHSRANSDQLSVTSSFKGKLW, encoded by the coding sequence ATGGGTAACTGCGTATTCAAAGGCAATGGTGGTTCAAGAAAATTATACGATAAAGATGATTCGTTGATAAAAGTGGTGACTCCAAACGGTGGCGTGATGGAGCTTCATCCTCCCATCTTCGCCGAATTCATCACCAACGAATTTCCCGGCCATGTCATCCACGACTCTTTAAGCCTCCGCCACTCATCTCCACCGCTTCTCCACGGCGAAGAACTCTTTCCCGGTAACATCTACTACctccttcctctttcttcttccgcAGCCGCGACCGCTCAACTGGATTCCTCCGACCAACTATCAACGCCGTACAGAATGTCTTTCGGGAAGACGCCGATAATGGCGGCTTTGAGTGGCGGTGGTTGTGGAGTGTGGAAGGTGAGGCTTGTGATAAGTCCGGAGCAGTTGGCGGAAATTCTTGCGGAGGATGTGGAAACGGAAGCGTTGGTGGAAAGTGTGAGGACGGTGGCGAAGTGTGGCGGTTACGGCTGCGGCGGAGGAGTTCATTCGAGAGCGAATTCAGACCAGCTAAGCGTTACGAGTAGCTTTAAAGGGAAATTGTGGTAA
- a CDS encoding basic helix-loop-helix (bHLH) DNA-binding superfamily protein: MERFQGHINPCFFDRKPDVRSLEVQGFAEAQSFAFKEKEEESLQDTVPFLQMLQSEDPSSFFSIKEPNFLTLLSLQTLKEPWELERYLSLEDSQFHSPVQSETNRFMEGANQAVSSQEIPFSQANMTLPSSTSSPLSAHSRRKRKINHLLPQEMTREKRKRRKTKPSKNNEEIENQRINHIAVERNRRRQMNEHINSLRALLPPSYIQRVNNQKHT, translated from the exons ATGGAAAGGTTTCAAGGACACATCAACCCCTGT TTCTTCGATCGAAAACCGGATGTGAGAAGCCTCGAGGTTCAAGGATTTGCAGAGGCTCAAAGCTTTgctttcaaagaaaaagaggaagaaagctTACAAGATACAGTTCCATTTCTACAGATGCTGCAAAGTGAAGACCCCTCATCGTTTTTTTCAATCAAAGAGCCAAACTTTCTGACGCTACTGTCTCTTCAAACCCTCAAGGAGCCTTGGGAACTCGAAAGATATCTTTCACTTGAGGATTCACAATTTCATTCACCGGTCCAATCTGAGACCAACCGCTTCATGGAAGGAGCCAATCAAGCTGTGTCAAGCCAAGAAATTCCCTTTAGCCAAGCAAACATGACACTCCCTTCTTCTACCTCATCACCACTCAGTGCACATTCAAGACGAAAGCGCAAAATCAACCACTTGCTGCCTCAAGAAATGActagagaaaagagaaagaggaggaaaacaaaaccaagtaaaaacaatgaagagatTGAGAATCAAAGAATAAACCACATTGCTGTTGAACGAAACAGAAGACGTCAAATGAACGAACATATCAACTCTCTCCGGGCCCTTCTCCCACCTTCCTACATCCAACGAGTAAATAACCAAAAGCATACATGA